In one window of Macrotis lagotis isolate mMagLag1 chromosome 5, bilby.v1.9.chrom.fasta, whole genome shotgun sequence DNA:
- the LOC141523752 gene encoding glutathione S-transferase-like isoform X3 — MAGKPKLYYFNGRGRMESVRWLLAAAGVEFEEEFSKTAEDLQNLIKSGKLMYQQVPMVEIDGMKIVQTRAILRYIAAKYNLYGKDLKEQTLIDMYVEGMRDLYDLIMFSPLTLPEERGKTISFILEKATGRFFPVYEKVLKDHGKNYLVGNQLSWADIHLLELILMVEECKSDVLLAFPKLQEFKARISKLPRIQKFLQPGSQRQPPMDDAGLEAAKKIFKLEKGMFYKHGSIILAEF, encoded by the exons ATGGCTGGGAAACCCAAACTTTATTACTTCAATGGAAGAGGCAGAATGGAATCAGTGCGCTGGCTCTTGGCAGCTGCTGGTGTGGAG TTTGAAGAAGAATTTTCCAAAACAGCAGAAGACCTACAGAATTTAATAAAGA gTGGAAAATTAATGTATCAACAAGTGCCAATGGTTGAAATTGATGGGATGAAGATAGTACAAACTAGAGCCATCCTAAGATATATAGCCGCAAAATACAATTTGTATGGGAAGGACCTGAAAGAGCAAACCCT tattGACATGTATGTGGAAGGAATGAGAGATCTGTATGACTTAATTATGTTTTCCCCATTGACTTTGCCTGAAGAGAGGGGGAAAACTATTAGCTTCATCCTAGAGAAAGCCACTGGAAGATTCTTCCCAGTATATGAGAAG GTATTAAAAGACCATGGAAAAAATTACCTTGTTGGCAATCAGCTGAGTTGGGCAGATATACATCTACTTGAACTTATCTTAATGGTTGAAGAATGCAAATCTGATGTTCTCTTGGCATTCCCTAAACTGCAG gaattCAAAGCTAGAATCAGCAAGCTCCCCAGAATTCAGAAATTCCTTCAGCCTGGTAGTCAAAGACAGCCACCAATGGATGATGCAGGTCTTGAAGCTGCAAAAAAGATCTTCAAGCTTGAAAAAGGCATGTTTTATAAACATGGAAGTATCATATTAGCTGAATTTTAG